The window aattatttttgttcatctattaATGCGAGCGATAGGCAGACCAATTCAATGTGCTTCCATTTAATGGCAGAAGGTAGAATGAACCTatgtatccacctgttgccattcaaacaacaaaataaaagccgTTATGTTTACTGTGTCACAGTGATGTTTGAAAGCACCTTCACTAGGAGAGGGGCTGGCAGAGTGATATTTAATTGCTATTCTGACTTTTTACTATAAATGGAATTAGGGATGGCAGCTCACAAATGAGATTAAACTCTCTAAATTCCTGCCAAGCCATTAGAATGGGATAGCCacattcctgttttttttcccgatgcTCATCTGTTCCTCTTTAAAATGTGCAAAGTCggggcttttttttctaacagcaATGACAGTACATTTTCCCCAGCAGAAAAGCCTTTACTGTTTACTTCTTAGTAGAATAGAatgcctttattgtcattgtacacCAAGTGTACAACTAAATTTGGAGCACTGTTCTGTTTGCTGCATAGGAAAaaggtaataaaataaaaacagttgaataaaatataaatcagGTGGCAAAGCAGCATTAACACTTATGAATGTGGACAAGGTTGCACCAGGAAGCCATCGGCTTGTCGTCTTTGTAGGTTTCCCCACGTAAGTACCGGTAAGTGCGGTGTCAGAGGACCTTAAGAGAGATGTGGGCATTGTACAGCCAGCAAATCACATCCAGCCTATCCACAGTCTCTGACTGGCCCTCACAGAGAACACGAAGTCAAAATACAGCATAACATATATgctttttgaaagttttttttaaacccctctAGTgattatttccccccaaaaagacTCTAGCTAAAATGACAACATTCGTCCTAATCTTATCAACATTCTTATTTCCTGCATAGTGTTGGGAAAGGGGTTCAAGAGGATTTGGCCTGATAATGCTGTATgcaaatttacattttcataGACTGTACATTTTGCTTGTATTCTAAGTCATTACTGTATTGTTAGACATCACTTACTGtatctaaatactgtatttgggAGTATTGACTAGGAGCGGCTATTAAGATTTGGTGGTCGCCTGGGGCACAAAATTAATATTAgaattttaaatgtgtaaatatatcattttaatGGATTCTtataattttctttacaatttaTATTTCCTAATTATAACAATATATTCCTTATATACAGAGCATTTAATTGAAACAAGGTTTTTTataaatagatataaaaaacaatattaatattGAGGTTAGCATGCTGGCCCTCGGCAAGCGCTCCAGTTCTTCATGTGATCCCATTGCAAAATTAATTGCCCACTTCTGGCATCCTACAAGTTCATGTGCTCTGTGTTTAAGAAAACAGGCCCAGAAGTCAAAGCTTAGACTATGCAGGGATAGAAGAAAGACACATATCTTAAATGATAATTTTTCTGTCTATTCATGTGCAATTGGTTAATTTCACACACTGCACCTGGTCTGTCATACCTCACGTAGTGCAGGTTTGCGGTGCCACATATTTGAGTATCACTGTACTGGACTATAGTGTAGTGTTTTATAACTTTGTATTTACTGTAACAACTTTTACAGAACTAGCCTGTTTTTTCATgtaattgaatttaattttaGCATTTACTTTAAAAGGGATAGTGCATATTAATGAACATTTACATGTAAATATGACAGTATATAGCCATCTGCTAATCTCCATTTGTAGTCCCCTGTTAGGTTGTTGCAGCATTTGGAATTCAAATATTGATAATAATTTCTGGAACTTGATTGTTGTTCTGATGTTTTTCAGGATAAGACTTTTTCAAACAACTTTTTCTTGTTCCataaagtatatacagtacGAACACATGAGCGTGTGCCGATGAAAGAGTTCTGTGTTCACCCCTCTGTGGTCTCGTCTCTTTTTTTCCAGCGTATACAAGATATGGGAAACACCAAGGCCAGGCAGCTTTATGAGGCTGACCTTCCAGCAAACTTCAGACGACCTCAAACAGACCAGTATCTTTCAGTGTCTGCATTTACCTGAAAGTGTCACTTGATGTATATAAACACACTGGCCACAATTTTAGCTACACCATCcagcataataataatgacatagTATACTTTATCGATCcccactgtactgtactgtcaaCTGCGGTGTACCTCAAACTGTGGCCAATGTATTGCGTATAGTTACTATTTTTCCTTGACACTGGCCTCAGAGCAGTTGAATTCTTCATCAGGGATAAATATGAGAAGAAGAAATACTACAGCATGAATGTGACCAATGGAGGCAgcgtaagttttttttttttttttttgggatgttgCTATTTGGCCACTCTTcactacatgtttttttttctgggttaaAAACCaactgattaaatgttttatgttgcTTTTCTCAGCCTAAAGATTGTATCAAGAAAGAGAAGGAGACAGAGCGAGGGAGCAAGGTGTCATCTTACACCAAGGTAAGTTCTCATGTACACATTCGCACAGCTCGTCTCAGTTTTCACTCATTTTTTATCCTCTTACATGACTGTTTACTTATTCATTTAAGAAGAATGAAGAGTCAAGGCCAGTCCCAAAAATCAGCCCGGTTAAGACATCAGAACCTTCAGTGAACCTACTAGCACTTGGTAAGTCTACTGCTCGTTTTCATCAGCCATGGATCCATTAAggtatacagggatgtgatttttccgctaattcgcggaattccgctttttttatccccccccccaaaaaaaatccatttttttaattcattttttatttatttatttatttatttatttagtagttcattgtgtatgtacatgactccgacagataacatcttctgctataacaaagacatttgtggtatgctctaatatgagttacttttcatttggtcatgatacaattatttgttcatgaaatttgaactcttcaacattatttatgtgttaacttaataatcacattagttagatatgatgatattctcagtgatagtttttaaaagcaaaggcagtgcaatgtttttgaatgtgactgattttgagttgactaaaactgccattttatatgggatagttcaatatacattgaaaatttatgctgttgttttgtctatttctttgtcatgtgagtgcattgaaagtacttaaaaacacggaaaacccatgagctccggggggcttcgcccaccagggcactgccctggacctagctgggttccagcggcccccagacccccggctaaattttcagataatttcactttggtcaaatcacatccctgggtaTATTctttgtccccccaaaaaatgtgtgagGAGGCTTATGAGGGTAATGTCATTTGCACTGCATCATCATATTACCAGTAAGTTAAACTACATTATAGGGAGAAAGTAATGCATAATGCTCTTCAGATTGCCATGTTTGCAATTGTATCGTGGAAGCCAAAGCCCCGTCTGTATCAGCTACGTAAATAGTGTGacgtaataaaataacatttgaacCTGATATGAATTGAACAAAGTAGAGGAACATGACACACTAAGCAAACACCGGCAGTGCACGACATGCAGCTTTTTGTGTTCTTTATTGTGTGGCTATTTATTACAAGAAAAAGGCCGAAACAAAGACCGTTTTCGTCCTTGCCATTCCTGTTGTTGCACACATATGAAGATTGTTGAGTAATCACTAACTGCTCCTCTGTACTCAGTACCATTTTGGTTAGTATTTTAACAAAAGGGCAGCAAAAGTGATATGCGTTTATTGGTATCCTTCACGACATTTTGACAATGTAAGTTCAAAAGCCATAGTGTCTATGCAAATACTACAGAACGGCACAAAACTGTTGTGTTTAAATTCTCATTAACAGCTGACAGGCAACTGTAATAGACTAAGTTGCTTGTAATGCAAGTAACTTGTTCATCCAGAAACGTTGAAGCAGTGAACCATTGTAAGATTTGGTCTGGCAGGAAGTTGAAGTTCCTGATTCAGTTTCTGACGCTTGCTGCtgacttttgacttttttatgttTCGACATGGCAAACAGACATCTGTGCTGGACTACATTTCCTTGATATTTACTGTTGCTTTTGTAGGATAAATTGCAGGTTGCTGCTGTTTTCTTGTGGAGCCTAAGATTTTTGGGAATTTTCTAAGTGGTCTTGCTTAACAAAAGTTAGACTGAGTGTGTTAGTCGGAAACGGGTCAtaaaagatgtttttatttttattttttatttgggctGTTCCTCCATTAGTTTtgtgaaaattgcattttataCTTGTGACTAAGTGAACAGTTTTGTGTATGCGCTTGACAGTGTGTGGTTATTTTGCACCTGTAAAACCAGTCTTTTCACTTTTCTGTGGTAGACACACCGGCAGCTGCACCAAGCAACAATGGGATCACGAGCACAAGCCAGAACAACAACGACCTGGACATATTTGGTCCTATGGTATCCAACCCCCTACCATCATCCACGTCAGCTGCTCAGTTTCCTCAGGTACAACTTAGCATATTGCTGGTGTTGGGTGGCATCCTCACATCTCCAAAACCACCACTTTTCAGACCAGAAAAACTGCATAACTGTTAAGCCATTACAACACTTTTGATTGGttaatcatttgtaaaaacaaaataaataaatagcagacCCATGtggggtgaaaaaaatattaatttgactGAATTTGAACATGGGAGGTTTTCATAATTCATGATGTTTTTATATGTGgagacactgatcatgttatgATTCTCACAATTACCAACACTGACTTAAAATGGTAGgaaatatcaatatgcaacactttaaTCTTATAAATATGTATAACATGCCACTGGTGAGCAGAGTCTTGATTCACTATTCGTGTTGACGTTAGCATGCGAGTTCCGAATTGATTGGTATATTTTGCACTTTCCCAAAAAAACTTAATAGTCCAACAGACGGAAAAAATACACTTGGATGAAAATGGCTAACAGCTCAATAAGGGGGTCCAGTCAGTGAGAGAGGTATCTCTCTATAGGCAaccatctttttttaaacacctcaGACTTCAATTGTAATTGTGCCGTTAAGGCCTCCATTACATACACCTTAAGTTTTTGCTTCTACTGGGCCACTGTAGGTGGTTGTGGTGGTGTCCTCCATTTAATTGTCACCATTTTTCCAGCAGTCATTGACAGGATGTGTAGCAGGTATTCTTGATCTCTAGTGTACATATCCTTAGGTGAAAGATCAAAAAAGAACTGTTGAGGCGTAAATAACAAATCTAATCCCAAAGCACTATCTCGCTCTTAACCCCTTTCCaataagagaattgttttgggCAGTCCCAGAATATGTGTGAATGTAGcctatatttttatacaagttGGGCCAGGCCGGCCCGCCTTGTCACCCGCTATCACTAtgagtgtgttgttgttttttttactccctcTAGATGGACTGTTCAGAGTGAATGCGTGTATCAAATGCACCGTACCAAAACAAGTCAAATACGAATAAATATTTAGGCAGTATAAAAATTACTCAAACACAATGTAACATTTCAGTGTTTgataaaatgtactgtaaaatacTGAGAGTAAATTACACACAGGTTGAATTTATTTGCTGTTTGATGAATTGTTAAGGCAGTTGATTGCTTTGTGTTGTATTTTACGGGTACAGGGCCTGAATACACATTTAGGATTTATACTTgcctaaaaatgttaaacattcaTCAATTTTGTTCCACTTTACAATTATATGCTACTTTGCATTGGTCTTCCATATAAAATCTCAACAAATAAACTCAAGTTTGTGATTGTAAGGTCacaaaatgtgggaaaaatTTAAGGTGTGTGTAAACcaaatgtttaatatttgtatttatcatTGTTTGTCGCTAACAACTAATAGGCACATGCATTTTAGATGCCTGTCCATGCAGGTTGTTAAATGTGGTCAGTAAATGCAAACAATGAAGTGTGACAGATAGGCAATGTAAATTCAGCTCTGATGTGGCTCCGCCTTTTCTTTTTGCCCACACTGCTGCGCATGTTCGAAATAACCCCATAGTCATTCACACGCCCTTCTGTTTACATATTACTTGTATCAGTACATCCTGTAAatagttttgtgtttttcctccACCTAGGTGAGCTCCAGCAGCGTTGCAGGTACTCCCGCACAAGCCCCAGCAGCAGCATTGGGTGGAGCCACGTCAGGGTCAGGACACGGCGATCTTGACTTGTTCAATGACAGCAGCAGCACAAATAAGACAGACGATAATGCAAAGAAGCCATTGTCCAAGGACTCCATCTTGTCGCTCTACGGAACCAACAACATGTCACCACAGGCTCCAGCTGGTAAGAGAGAGGAAGTTATATGTTGCAACTGCAACTTGGCTGCATAAAAAGTTGTGCAAGTGTAAATAATAAACAGTATATAGATGTGGTCACTTGCTAGGTTGTAGAAGCCAAAAAGAGAAAGTACCGTTTGATACATTGCATGTGCTTTTCCCTACTGGCTCGTGTCCATTCTAAACATGAACATACCTGTATGTCATCATGTCACGGTACATTAACACGATTATTTGTGCAATGTCCTCTGTTTTATCCTCTTCCTGTCAGCTGGCATGTTCATGGGACCCTCTCAGATGCAGTTTCCTGTCCAGACCTCTGCTGGTTATCAGGCCTTCCCTGGAATGGGCACAGCCATGCCGCCTACGACCGTCATGGGTGCCATGATGGCACAGAGTGGAGCAGCCATGATGGGACCCAATCCAGGAATGATGGTTGGGATGACCATGCCCAATGGCTTCATGGGAAATGCCCCCGCTAGCGGCGTGATGGGCATGGCCCCCAGAATGATGGCGCCACATGGCGGTGCGATGCCTGCGGGCATGATGCCTGCCCAGGGCATGTACGCCATCCAGCCTGGGCAACAAGCGCAGTGGAACATGGCTCAGGTATCAACTGTGTGACACAAAAGCTTTAAGTCACTgccaaaaacataacaaaaactgAATTGTCATTTCAGTGAGGTATTTTTGCTCCATTAGAGGGAATTTGTTTGGTCCACACAAATGATAATTTCaagtgatgtatttttttatgtctattgGCCTTTCATCCGTATACAGTATAAACTGTATTTTAGATATGCGACAACTGTTTCGTCAACTGCGGACAGATTTTCAAGAGCTCATTTCCAATATTTCCATGTAGATAACCAGCGATTCTGTCTTCTCCTCTTCAgtgtaaggatttttttttaaatgtaaaaaagataTTTAGACAGATGTATTTTGCTCAAACCTGGCAATGGTGCCAGCTATCTGATACGCTTGAGGCAAAATTTAAATCTGACTGGTGAAAGAAACAATCCCATTGCTTAATGTGTTACATCGGTCAGCGATACGGATTCTGAAGGCCCTGACGGATAGCAGTTTATAGACGTAAAACCGTTGGCAATTTTTGATGTCATTTAGCAGTAAAAAATTCTGACCATGAGACTGTGCGCACGACACGGGTCAGAATTCAGTGCCACTAAGGAAAAGcttccccccctccaaaaaaaaagttggacgaCCTGCATCTCATTTATTCCCAAGAATCTGTACAATTGTTTTATCAGCCCAGTGGTAGATAACGTGTGATTGTTGTTCAAGGTTATGTTTTCCTTCACGAGTGTTAATTGTAACGTGTTTCCCACCCACAGGTGAGCCAGCAGATGTCAGGGTTGCATCTGAACGGCGCACCCGGACACATGACCTACTCTCAGCCTCCAGCTGCAATGGGGGGTTGGGCCATGCCCGGATCCGGCCAAACTCTGAGCACACAGCTGTGGAAGTGAGCTTTTCGGTGAGGCCACGGATGGACAGAGGAAGAGTGCTGGTTGCAGAATGTGCAAAAGATCTTTTGTGTTTCTCTGCACCGCACTATGAACTGACGTCTATTTCCACCACGGACCAGCCTTCAAGAACATGAAAAATAGAACTACTCTACTACTCTcctttctgtctctctttctctctattGTGTGAGTGAATTGGGAGTCTTACAACCTGGCAGATTCTGCCTGTCATATGGTTTTTGAgcattgcttttattttccttttttggaaaacaaatatAAGGAAATAACAGTCCCAACAAAAATTGTATTGACATATCAGAAAAGCTGCAGGACCAGTTACACAAGCTTTTATTGTATCATTGTATCAGGATAAGATTATaggacatttaaataaatagtatttAACGGGAGAAGATGAGACTAATCCAGTCTGTCTGTACCGCTCCCAAGTGTACAGCGCTGTATAACCTTCTTTTAAAGTACTTGTGGTtcccctgttaaaaaaaaataaaaagtcatgaGGAAGGATGTGTCATGTCTCCTTTTAATAGAttaagaatgaatgaaaaaggCCACGGGCGGCTGTTTACTCTAAGAAGCCATTACATGACAATTACATTGTATGTTATGTTGAGATGCAATACAAATAATGTTGGAATAACAGTTTAacataataattcattcatgtcTGAGATATTCTGTATTTTACTGTTACTGTAGGAGTTTGTAGTCAGCAGTTCTAAAACACCTAACTTAATAttagcacaaataatgtttgAGATTGtatgtcatttttcttttaggTTCCTAATGGTTTATAAAAACTTGCTGGCATGTTTTTTTGcaatacatttaacaaaatttGTTCCAAAATCCATTGTGATAGTCCTTTTGCGTTTCATCAGGAAATCCGGCTTTTTCCCGCAATAGTGGGGGCACTACAGATTACTGTCATTGAAGACTATGAAATTGTTTataggtgtgagtgtgaatgggtTGAATCATATCTATAATGTATGAGGACAGTCCAGGCTGTACTCCACCTCTCGCCCAAATTTATCTGCGGTTGCCATCAGCTCACGTTCAATCACAATCGCGGGGTGAGAGTAGCGAGTAGTGACCAATagcaaaattaattttaaaaaggggCGAGGCTATATTTCTGTAACTAAAAGACTATTATACTTGAGTATAATTTTGAATCATCTTACATTAATTTACCATTGAATATAAATGCTTTATCTATTTGATTTAAATGCGCCGGTGCAGCGAAGACTGCGAATAACACGCTAAATGTAGCTGTTTCCCCGAAATACTAAAATACTCGTCTCTTGATTTAGATACGTCTATTCAACAATGCTTTGACACCAGTGACCAATTTGCTATTAGCCAGGGCTCTGGTATATTAGAGCATTGTTGAAATAGTCGAATGGGTGAGTATTTTCAACCAATGCGGAAggagttggagttaactgtagtGTCAGAACTTTGTGAACTACCGATGAAAACCTTTGAATACGTGCTCCTGACAATGAGCACTAGGTGGGAGTATTGCATAAATTTTTGGTTGGTGGAGTTGCAACAGTCATAGACTTGAATAGATACTGTATAAATATAATCTGAGGATGTGCAGAGAATTTTACACATAATCAAATATATAGTGTCATTTCCAGAGTATCATGAGCTACAAATCAAACGAGCGGAATTATATTATGCTGTATTAGTAGCGTATGATGAAGTACAATCCCACACTGGCAATATCCACCACAGCACACAATTTGTTATCAAAAATATTATAGGCCATTACCATTTTGTTGGTATGCTTTTCAAAACATGTTCTTTTTTAACTGAGCTTGCCTGTTTTTCAATGACTAGCTTTCCAAGTGCACTGTAGCTGGTGCAATGAATGCCTTTTTGTTATATGTGTGTATTAGTCGGGCACTTCCACACAGCTTTTGGAAAATTCGTCTCATGCAACATTCCAACTCAGTTGCAGTTTGACAGGCAGGGAAAATGTTGCCTCTCTGAAGCGGAGGTTCTTTCACACAGCAATGTCAGTCAGGTTTATCAGAACAAAAGTCTGTAAATACATACTACAACTATGTTTCTCCGCCCAGCTCAAACTGGGATATGTTCCAGAACAAATAAACCCCGCCCCATTGAAGGTGTTTACAGGTGGATGTGGCAAGCTGAGCGACCCGAGCCTTTATTTGCGTAAACCCTGTTATAGTGATAGCATGCACTGTGTACAAAATGCAGTCCAACGATTCCAAGCACTACGAACCCGTGGGTCGTTGACTCCTAGGATTAAAAGTGGGCGTGGTGCTTCCAACCAGCTCTACCTGTTTAATTCCCACCCACCAGCCACCCTGCACTGCCCAGTCAACCTTGCATGTTTTGCTGATGCTGATACCAACGTACAGCACTTGAATGGTGACAAGGGAACAAAAGAGTCTTGTTCCCACATGTGCTATCTCATGCTTGGCAAGCCTGAAAACATTTGAAGTGGTTTTTGGTCCCGTTCAATTCCGACaagtttactttgaaaagtttGACAGTGAGGTTTGATGGTGAAACATTTGCAAGGAGGTTAGGCATTCCTCTTATCTAGTGTGTCGAAACTAGCACGGCTCCAAAATAGAGTGTAGTCCAGCAGACACGTGAAGAATGTGCTTACTTTCCTCGACTCCAGGACCCTGACACATTGCTCCTGGTAGCAGCGTCGGTCTTTTGGTTAAACTTTGGCAGGCGTGACTGATGCATAATTAAATATGTCACTGATATGAGAGATTGATTTGAATTTGTGAAATGACGACATTTCACAGGTGGGTGTTAAGAGTGACTTTTCTGCTTACGCCTTACATGCAGCAATTGGACAGTGAAGGAAGGAAAGCGGAGGCTCAAAAGAGAGCGTTTCAGAAGCAAATTTGATGAAAATCTAAGCAGCCCAAAACTTACAATGCCTGGCTTTGAAATTTATTACACATAGTTGGGGTTTCCTAATATCCGAACATAAATGTCTTTGTTCGTCCTAAATCGCTCTTCTCGGCTCAAGGCCGCCTTGCATGGCAGACGGCCACATCAAGGAAGAGAGCCCATTCACAGGATTTcctgtcttttttctttatcGGAATTCAGGCAAAGTCAACTTCTAATCAGCAGCTCTTATCGCTGTTGTTATtggtatatataaaataaaacatacagttGTAAATCAATGAATACGttttgtcattaaaacaaaatacaaatgcaaTTCAATTTGAGAACATGAATAAAACCAGAATGTATTGATATGCAAATCATGTTAAACCAAACTGAATAGACAACAAAGATaagatatttaatttttaaactgataaacaatataatttagcaaataatcattaacttGGAATTTTATGGCTGCAACACATTCCCAAAAATCTTTGTCAGGTGGCAAAAAAGACTGAGAAAGTTGAGGAATGATCATCAAAACATCCAAAATGTTCCTCAATTGTAAGGAATTTATGGATTTCATCCTCTACGGTCCATAATATCATCAAAAAGTTCAGAtgactgtatatacatattattccagcattatgttgaaaacatttacataaaatCAAATTAAGAAGTCAAACGTAAACAAACCTGGGGCTCGTACTCTCACCTGAAAAATGATCATCCTTCACGCATAAAGCCATTGGCACTAATCATTTCCCTATACAAACACGGTATAGAATATCCAGTCAATTCTTTTCTGATGCCAGCCGAAGCGTGGCCATCCAGATGTGGTGGCCATATTGGATGGGGCAAGTTCCCATCAAAAGCAGGAGCCAATTAGATCGGAAAATTATGTCGGCTTTAATGGTAACTCCGTTTATATGTTACACGTTTAGCTAGTCGAACTCGGCTCGCTGTGACCAACCAATGAGAGGACTGGTGCTTCTGATATTATTTAGTTGTATAGgccaggggtaggcaagttggGTCCGAGAGAGCCGCAGTCatacatgtttttgatgtctccctcctcgaacacagctgagagacttctgcagaacgtaattatgagctgatgatttgaaacacctggctttggaggcaggagacatgcaggactgcggctctctaggactgAACTGGCCTATCCCTGGTTTAGGCCatgggtcagcaacctttcctgtcaaaagagccattttaggccaaataaataccaacaaatctgtctggagctgcaaaacatttaaagattGTTATGAAGGAAGCTGTGTTAATGTTAACCTAATGTAATGAGGGCCCAAGAAGATCTAATAAtagctgcaccataacacaaatttatgcagcatccaataatttgatgttcattttcttctacctttcgtcttttgtttttgatatatataaatacatatatattttttcttctttttttgtttttttttttgctaatttttcatacttcgaTTTGCAtaaatttttagatttttttgcctttatgcccaatttctgccatttttggcaattttatgcgTATATTAAGGTCATTTTCTTGCCCTGTCTTCtctctattctttttttttttttacatttaatgtctattttaggacattttttctgcctttttgctagcaattttctgacatttttggcaattttgcggacattttattacaatttacaggatttcttcttttgttgttggacattttttgagtgtttttcttttttaccttttattattattattattattattattattattattattattattattattattattattattattattattattattattataaatgttaagGCTCACCATTGGCAAgctttattataattataa of the Vanacampus margaritifer isolate UIUO_Vmar chromosome 7, RoL_Vmar_1.0, whole genome shotgun sequence genome contains:
- the LOC144055414 gene encoding stromal membrane-associated protein 1-like isoform X1 gives rise to the protein MTTRSEREKAQKLNEQHQAILSKMLREEDNKYCADCEAKGPRWASWNLGVFICIRCAGIHRNLGVHISRVKSVNLDQWTSDQIQRIQDMGNTKARQLYEADLPANFRRPQTDQAVEFFIRDKYEKKKYYSMNVTNGGSPKDCIKKEKETERGSKVSSYTKKNEESRPVPKISPVKTSEPSVNLLALDTPAAAPSNNGITSTSQNNNDLDIFGPMVSNPLPSSTSAAQFPQVSSSSVAGTPAQAPAAALGGATSGSGHGDLDLFNDSSSTNKTDDNAKKPLSKDSILSLYGTNNMSPQAPAAGMFMGPSQMQFPVQTSAGYQAFPGMGTAMPPTTVMGAMMAQSGAAMMGPNPGMMVGMTMPNGFMGNAPASGVMGMAPRMMAPHGGAMPAGMMPAQGMYAIQPGQQAQWNMAQVSQQMSGLHLNGAPGHMTYSQPPAAMGGWAMPGSGQTLSTQLWK
- the LOC144055414 gene encoding stromal membrane-associated protein 1-like isoform X2, producing the protein MTTRSEREKAQKLNEQHQAILSKMLREEDNKYCADCEAKGPRWASWNLGVFICIRCAGIHRNLGVHISRVKSVNLDQWTSDQIQRIQDMGNTKARQLYEADLPANFRRPQTDQAVEFFIRDKYEKKKYYSMNVTNGGSPKDCIKKEKETERGSKVSSYTKNEESRPVPKISPVKTSEPSVNLLALDTPAAAPSNNGITSTSQNNNDLDIFGPMVSNPLPSSTSAAQFPQVSSSSVAGTPAQAPAAALGGATSGSGHGDLDLFNDSSSTNKTDDNAKKPLSKDSILSLYGTNNMSPQAPAAGMFMGPSQMQFPVQTSAGYQAFPGMGTAMPPTTVMGAMMAQSGAAMMGPNPGMMVGMTMPNGFMGNAPASGVMGMAPRMMAPHGGAMPAGMMPAQGMYAIQPGQQAQWNMAQVSQQMSGLHLNGAPGHMTYSQPPAAMGGWAMPGSGQTLSTQLWK